The window ttatacaacatAAAATTACCCGTTTATTCAATGAGCTAACTGCCAAAAAAAGGTATTTGAGTAAGAAGCTGTTCAGGCACCTGAAATTGTCACAAAATAATAGGGATTCTTGTTAATACATGCCAAAACAATAAACTCGAAGAGTTGCTACTGACAGCAATTAACTAGATCAGCTGCAAGAAGAGCCCCTGGTTAGGTAAGGCATGTTGCTGAAGATGCCTGCCAGAACAGACTGAAACATTCCATCTGCGGTGCCATTGACCTGACCAAGCGCCTTAATCCGTTGCTTAAGCTCCTTGAAGATAGCCTCGGGCTCATGTTGCATTGTTCGAAGAACATCTCTGCAAGACTGCCCTGGCGTAGCCATTGTCACTATAAACCCCTCCGGCTCGCTACTTTGTGATGACACCTGAACCACGCTGGGACTGCCAAGCAAATTGTGAGATCCACCAAGTGCCTCCTCATAAGCCCCTCCCAAGAACATCCCCAGGTAATATTGCCCTCCGCTGGACTCCCTGTGATCATGCAGTGGCAAGCTCGATTCACCACCAATGAATCTATCAATCTTTCCATCACTATCACAAGTTAGATCTAATAAAATCCCCTTAACTGTTGGCTTTTGATCGAGGCGATGAATCGGAACTATAGGGTACATCTGCCCTATAGCCCAAAAGTCCGGTACAGAATTGAAGATTGAAAGATTCACTAGGTAAGTATGAATTGGTTCAGAAGCACCTGTTGCCTTGGAGACCATATCATATAACTCATCGACAATGGCAAGCTGTTCAATATTCAGGGAACCTTCCTTGAACTGATCCAAGCAATACTGCTTCAGCTTATTAGCATAGTGCAGACAGGCGGTATGTTCACCTTTAATTACTGCAGCAGACAAATTTGAGTAGTCTGCACGAGCATCCTCAGTTAACCCTTCAACAAAATGCTGCAATCCTTCAGGATTGAGACCTGGGGAATCCGATACACTGGAAGAAATGGCTTCAAAAATCACAATCGAGTGGTAGGAGACAATAGCTCTACCACTTTCACTGCAGATCACTGGATGCTTAACAGATTTGCTATCACATACTTGTTGAATGACTTGGACAACGGTTGAAGCATACTCTTCGAGCCCATAACCAACTGAAACATCAGAGTTACTCGATTTTGATCCATCATAATCAATGCCAAGACCACCTCCAACGTCAATGAACTGCAAACATGCCCCAAGACGAACCAATTCACAATAGATTTGAGTGGCCTCACCTATGCCATCTGCTAACATTGTGATTGAAGGAATCTGAGATCCAATATGGAAATGCAGCA is drawn from Theobroma cacao cultivar B97-61/B2 chromosome 4, Criollo_cocoa_genome_V2, whole genome shotgun sequence and contains these coding sequences:
- the LOC18602715 gene encoding arginine decarboxylase, with translation MDCSRWFPSFSSLLYKIEKWGAPYFSVNSSGNISIRPKGLNSSSTHKEIDLLKVVKKVSDHRSSGGLGLQLPLIIRLSDVLKNRLESLQSAFESAICSWNYGSRYQGVYPVKSNQNRFIVEDIVRFGFPFRFGLEVGSKPELLLAMNCLCKGHPEALLICNGFKDKDYILLALIARKLAFNVVVVLEQVEELDLVIDLSTKLCVSPVFGLRAKLRTKHGGHFGSTSGERGKFGLTPRQILSVVKKLEKAGMLNCLILLHFHIGSQIPSITMLADGIGEATQIYCELVRLGACLQFIDVGGGLGIDYDGSKSSNSDVSVGYGLEEYASTVVQVIQQVCDSKSVKHPVICSESGRAIVSYHSIVIFEAISSSVSDSPGLNPEGLQHFVEGLTEDARADYSNLSAAVIKGEHTACLHYANKLKQYCLDQFKEGSLNIEQLAIVDELYDMVSKATGASEPIHTYLVNLSIFNSVPDFWAIGQMYPIVPIHRLDQKPTVKGILLDLTCDSDGKIDRFIGGESSLPLHDHRESSGGQYYLGMFLGGAYEEALGGSHNLLGSPSVVQVSSQSSEPEGFIVTMATPGQSCRDVLRTMQHEPEAIFKELKQRIKALGQVNGTADGMFQSVLAGIFSNMPYLTRGSSCS